TCGATCTAAAACAAAAAACACAGATATTGATATGATACCTATATATGTTGTTCAGTTGATATCTATTCGGTTCGCTtacattttatgtttattttatttcaacATTACGATATTGTTTTTGATAATGGATATTCAGCCACTATCGTACCAAGCCCAATCGAAACCAATTGAACAACATTTGTATCGGTACCAATATTTTcgtatttttagttttttttttgctttCAATAAATTGATAATGTATCGCTACCATATTGTACCGAACATCATCGGTATTGGTATACATTCTGTTTTATTGTTTCCTGTTTGATAACGGGTACTTTGATCGTATCTTAAAAGTTATATGAGAGAACAGAATATACTTAAATCAATTAAAGTATAAaccaataaaataataaaaccttataaaaacaatattgaaaaaaataaaaaaacaattgttcctctctttttatttcaacattaCGATGTATATTTTTTAAACGGATTTTGTGTCGCTGTCATACCAAATTCAATCAAAACCGATTGAATAACATCTGTATCCGTatcaatatttatttttagtgttttttgcTTTTGATGAATTAATATCGTATCGCTATCATACCGTACTGAACAACATCAGTACCAGTatacattattttttattttttgatttcTTGTTTGATAACTGGTACTTTGATCGTATCTTAAAAGttctataaaaatatatatttaaattaattaaactaataaaaacctagaaaaaaacaatattaaaaaaaatcaaggaaCACTGTTTATGACCACTTTAAATTAATATGTATAATTTTCTTCACGCTTTGCGACGGCACGTTACCGGGAGCATCCGGTGGGTATTGGTTCGATTTGTTATTGTACATATATAATACATGCACTCGGTATAGAAATCAACATATGTTTTATATCACCCAAAAACAATTAAAAGGTTCAGTATAAAAATCAACACATGCTTTACATCGTccgaaaacaataaaaatgttCAGTATAGAAATCAACACATCTTTACATCgcccgaaaaaaataaaaatgttcagtatagaaatcaacacatgttttacatccaccaaaaacaataaaaacaacacGGTTAAATGTAAGTTAACAAACAATAATATATGTATTTTACTATAACCTAAAcgttataaaaacaaaatatgattaaaatcaatcataataataaaacaatttaATTCTATTAATTAATAAAACGTAAGTTAAGcaatggctttatagcctagtggcatcttaggGGTGGGATAAGGGATAAGACTTTGGGACCAATTGGTCTTGGGTTGGATTCTCACAATGAGggtttttctcatatttattaggtttcctcctgaattgttGTATAGACATTATGCCTAATGGAGATGGATATAATCGGGTGATTTCGCTGGTGGCACGGTTATACTTCAGTGATCCGTCAGTGATCTAAATTTATCGTTAAAAAATAATAGTGCatgtattttattattataaaataaaaaaaagcttgagaaattataataataaataataagtaaTTATATtcttaatatattttgaaaagaaagTAAGAAtattatttaaggtcaaagtttataaataaagactttgaaaattcaaaataagacacttttaatgggacggagggagtattATGTAAATGTGTGGAAACAGTACACGCGGCAGCCATAGGAAGAGAAAAACACAAAAGATAAAACATAAGTAACCtaatagttaaaaaaaaaaatagatctGAGATTTATATTAATATGTATAAAGAGAGCCTATTATTAAACCCAGTAAAATAGTAATTGTGAATCACTGTTCATTAGCAGTTTGTATTGATATGTATAACTAGTGATATTcccccgcgcttcgcggcggggaTTAAGTCGGTATCAATTTGGTTCGTTACAGTACCTACACTCGATATAGTAATTGAAAGAGAAAACACTACATCGATCTAAAACAAAAAACACAGATATTGATATGATACCTATATATGTTGTTCAGTTGATATCTATTCGGTTCGCTtacattttatgtttattttatttcaacATTACGATATTGTTTTTGATAATGGATATTCAGCCACTATCGTACCAAGCCCAATCGAAACCAATTGAACAACATTTGTATCGGTACCAATATTTTcgtatttttagttttttttttgctttCAATAAATTGATAATGTATCGCTACCATATTGTACCGAACATCATCGGTATTGGTATACATTCTGTTTTATTGTTTCCTGTTTGATAACGGGTACTTTGATCGTATCTTAAAAGTTATATGAGAGAACAGAATATACTTAAATCAATTAAAGTATAAaccaataaaataataaaaccttataaaaacaatattgaaaaaaataaaaaaacaattgttcctctctttttatttcaacattaCGATGTATATTTTTTAAACGGATTTTGTGTCGCTGTCATACCAAATTCAATCAAAACCGATTGAATAACATCTGTATCCGTatcaatatttatttttagtgttttttgcTTTTGATGAATTAATATCGTATCGCTATCATACCGTACTGAACAACATCAGTACCAGTatacattattttttattttttgatttcTTGTTTGATAACTGGTACTTTGATCGTATCTTAAAAGttctataaaaatatatatttaaattaattaaactaataaaaacctagaaaaaaacaatattaaaaaaaatcaaggaaCACTGTTTATGACCACTTTAAATTAATATGTATAATTTTCTTCACGCTTTGCGACGGCACGTTACCGGGAGCATCCGGTGGGTATTGGTTCGATTTGTTATTGTACATATATAATACATGCACTCGGTATAGAAATCAACATATGTTTTATATCACCCAAAAACAATTAAAAGGTTCAGTATAAAAATCAACACATGCTTTACATCGTccgaaaacaataaaaatgttCAGTATAGAAATCAACACATCTTTACATCgcccgaaaaaaataaaaatgttcagtatagaaatcaacacatgttttacatccaccaaaaacaataaaaacaacacGGTTAAATGTAAGTTAACAAACAATAATATATGTATTTTACTATAACCTAAACGTTATAAAAAACAAAATATGATTAAAATCAAtcataataataaaacaatttaATTCTATTAATTAATAAAACGTAAGTTAAGcaatggctttatagcctagtggcatcttaggGGTGGGATAAGGGATAAGACTTTGGGACCAATTGGTCTTGGGTTGGATTCTCACAATGAGggtttttctcatatttattaggtttcctcctgaattgttGTATAGACATTATGCCTAATGGAGATGGATATAATCGGGTGATTTCGCTGGTGGCACGGTTATACTTCAGTGATCCGTCAGTGATCTAAATTTATCGTTAAAAAATAATAGTGCatgtattttattattataaaataaaaaaaagcttgagaaattataataataaataataagtaaTTATATtcttaatatattttgaaaagaaagTAAGAATAAAATAGTATTAAAATACTGTTCATCATAACTTTGTATTCatatatataataatgtataATAGATATAATTTTGAGTCTTTGACTATTGTCCTTTTACTAATTTGTTTATCACtattgattttatatattaaaaaacattatCAATCCATCACTTGTTATCTAGTGGTTGAAAAGATTTGAGTTTTTCTTAGAGACCCAAGTTCAATATTTGGTGGATAAAGGCAAAGAAAACTAGTTCTCTCAAACCCTAGGTTAAGAGTTTGAGCCCGAGTCACCCCGGGTTTTAGTCAACCGTGCGTTACGTCAAAGAGTTTCTCTTTTGTGGCGGCGCAAGCCCCTGTCACTGGCAGTGGATGGTACGGTTTCCCGAGGAACATCATTTGTCAAATTCTGACGCCAGCATgaacccggttaagacaacataatCTGACCAGAGTAGGGTTAGGGCCCTCTGTTTAGGAGGGTGTGAGATCTCTCTCACAACAAGTTAAAGATTctaaccgttcaaaaaaaaaacattaccgTTGAATCCGTCGCAACGCACAGAGATCCAACTGGTTTAAAAATTAAGGCACGACTAGGATATTCTCATAAATAATAGTTAATCTCTAAACAAACTAGAATAAAATGATCTTATTATTCATGGGGAAAAAACTgactaaaataaaaacaaaaaagccATACAGTGGTTTTAAATCGTTACATTCACTACAAGATCGATGAACTTTCCAACAGATGCATGAGAAGATCCACCCTCAAGAACTGCAGCCCTGCTCTTTTCTTTCATGTCTTTCACCTTCTTTCTCATCTCATCATCACTCATCAACTTCCTAATCCCATCTTCAATCTCCTCCGCCAAAACAATCATCCCGCTGCCGCCACCGCCTGCTCTCGTATCCGTCCGGTAATCCATCCTAATCTCCACTGCCAATCCCAGTTCCACCACCAGCTGAAAAGCGTTCAGCTGTTGTTCTGCGTATAGTGGCCAGGCTGCCACCGGAACCCCGCACCATATACTTTCCAACGTAGAGTTCCATCCACAGTGCGACACGAACCCACCCACTGACGGGTGGGACAACACCGCCATCTGTGGAGCCCACCCGATCACCTTCCCCAGACTCGATGTGCGCGCAAGGAATCCCTCTGGAAGAACTTCTTCGAAGTTGTCATATTCTTTCGGATACTCGAACTTTTCTTTGGGTGGCGGACGACGGAGTGACCATAGAAACCTCTGTCCACTCTGTTCAATGGCAACCGCAATCTCCTTCACTTGTTTCTCGTTGAAGCTTCCCATGCTTCCGAAGCATAAAAACACCACCGAGCTCTCCGGCTGCTTGTTAAGCCACCTCATAATCTCGTCCGTTTTACCGTTGTCTAAGTTCTTGCTCTCTAGGTTCAATATCGGCCCCACCGCAAACACAGGTGGGATCTCATTACTACTGCATAGAAGGTACTTGAGTGCTTGGCTTTCAAGATCTTGTAATGTATTTACTATAATACCACTTGTCTCGCGGAACCTTTTCGCAAGGTCAAGAAACATTTTGGACCCACCTTCTTTGTCTAATACTACTTCGGGTAAGACATTAGCAGGCACCGGGTTTATAAAACCCGGTGCGTTCAACTCTGATGTAACTGAGTTTTTCAACTCAGTTACATCATCAGCCTCTTGGTCACGTTTGGCCTGAAGGTAAAACATAAGGCCAAGTGTGGCTGCACCTGAGGTAAAATAAGTGTAAGTTGGAGCTCCAAACTCATTTGCAACATCCGTCATGGCTATGCAAAACATGTCAACCACGAATCCAGCAAGTTGAGCCGAGTTAGACTCAGTTATGCCTCGGACAATGTCTCTAACGTTAGATTTGTGGTGTTCCACGAAGGCAGACAAGAATGTTTTGGGTGTGATGAGAGCCATGGTGGAGTCGCCGCAGGGGAGGTCGATGAAGCGGAGACGGGGAGTACACGAAGGAGTTTGGGTGTTGTGTTTTGGTCCGAAGGGGAGGTTCATGATGATGATGGTGACGGAAAGTCGTTCGTCTCGGTGGAGGAGAAGTTTTGCGAGCTCCACCGTTGGTGGAAGGTGGCCAGCTCCCGGGGACGGGATGAAAACAAGCTCTGAGGTCATCATTTGTTGCATAGAATgcttgtgtttgtgtttgtgtttgtgtctgTGTTTGTGTTTGGAGTGAATTTGGTATGTTATATGCAAATCAAGGACGATATGTAGAGTGAGATTATATGACGTCAGGGCTTAACTCATGGGCGTAACTTAAATACTAATTAGCTGGCAGTTGGAAAATTCGTTTTTACTTCTTTAAAAGAGAACACATGTGGTTGCGTGGTACGTAACATTGTTATGGGAATTCATATGATTGCTAGTGGTGGGGTTGTTCCAAACACTGATTTGGTCGCATGCATAAAGTATCTAGATGGTTTAAACAATTTGGTCCACCCGTTTTCAGTTTCTAAAACTATCTTCAGTGCTACGTATGTCCTTATACGCCCTTAGCTGCCACATCATGTCATGTCATATCCTTACAAATTCTTAAAACCCCTTATTTCATCTCTAACCCTACAAATATCCTTACCATACTTAATTTCCACCTCATTACTTACCCACAACACACAATACTaaaataaaacattttgttttttttactttggGTACACTCACTTACATAAACAAAGCCCTTGTAGAAGGGCTTAGATGTTAAAGGGCATCTATGGACAAAATCTCACAATGCTAATGGCTTGTAAGGGCCTTCAAGCTGGGCTTCCCTCCAATGGATGCATTGGAGATAGTCTAAGACCAACCAACCACTTCACAATATTTGGATCAAGTTTAGAAAGATGTTTACCGATAGGGCGGTGATCCATTGACAAAGGTAAAGCCTTTAAAAAAATCATAGGAGAGGAATATCTTAGGTTATCCTATAACAATaaggaataaaagaaatttatcATTCAAAAATAAAAGTTTCGCAACGTATTTAACGATTTTACCTTTCCTTTTCACTAAAATAAACTCCCACTACTGccacttcattttctttttctttctagaTTGTTTAGGTTTTTCTATTTTAACACTTATTCTTTTCGGATTCCATAAAGTTTGGCCTCACTAATATTGTTCATCATTTGGTGAAGATAGCTTATCATGAATTATGTCTTTAGCGGCCTCATAGTGATGCATACCTTACCCTATGTGCCATACATGCTGTAGGCCAAGACATGAAATGAACATGGGTTGCTTGTTAGTTTAATTAGTCATTTCCTTGAAATTCTAGAATAGCGGTGGCTAGAGTTAGTTGTAACGGAGAAATTAACATAATAGAGTTGACCAAACGCGAATTTGCAAAAGGAAACACATCTTAAAAACAATTAGGACGGGACACATAAGGACCATCGGCTAAAATGGTAAAGGGCAAGCTACATCTTAGACAACCCGCCAAAGTTATTTTAAAACCCTTACTTTTACTTCAACGTAATCTTCATATAATCacctacttttattattaaattcaTATAAATCatattatttttgtaataattttttttaatatttggcTTGTAGTAGAGATAAAATAATAGAACAAAATTAAAaggaaaaattaaaaataataaaataaataaaaaggaacatgcataaaatataaaacattaaaacgttacacaaagttataaaaaaaactaCATAATCTATTCTTTTTTCAATTACTAGATTATGATAAGCTTTCTTCTTATGTAAACCCATAATAACAACAAAGCTACTTAGTATTGAGGAGCCAAGTTTTTGGATGATGCCCCTCTACTACGTTAGCGTCACGTCAACATCTAAGAATGATGCCCCTCAAGGATGTACCATGGGAAATGAAGGATATgcctatatatgtatatgtgtgtgtgagaaggGAGAGGAACGGCTTCAGCGGCAGCAGCAAGACAAATAAGACGCCGACGCTCCAAGGGAAATGGGAGGATGGGGCAGTGCCTCCCCACGACGGCCCGGGGACGCCCCCATACCGAGAGGCCTAAGATATAATTTCACAAAACGTTACACAaagttataaaaaatattttatatattattccAAGTTAATTTTAATTCATGTGGGTATTACATGCATATGATCTATATGATGAGTCGGGTTACGGGTGTAGTATTTATTCAAACTATTGTTTGTATGATGACTTTAATTAGTTGCCCATATGATTATTATACTTGCCTATGATGAAGATTGTCCTTGCATAACACGAAACGATGTAGACGATACTAGACTTTGAATCTCTAAGACACATGCACATTTAGGGTCTTAAAATAATATAGATTAAAGAAAGActtagaaaataaaataaagaattaaAGAAAAGAGGACAAACATGATTGAGAGGTAATACTCTTTGATGGATCCATCCCAAGATTTGGTTTGGGTGTGTTTCATGCACAAACCAGGAGCGGTACGTGGCAACTAAGACTTCAAAGACATGCCCAATAGCCAAGATTTGGTGTGGGTGTGTTTCATGCACACACTAGGAGCGGTACGTGGCAACTAAGATTACAAAGACACGCCCAAGAGCCACACACGTGAAGTACTTGCTCGCTATTGTTACAGACGACGACGACTAACGACGGCGGTGAACTGCTTTTTTGCTCTTTCACTTAGTCGGTTGTAGTGGACTATCCCTCGACCGGTCTACCCAATACGCATGGTTTACCGTGTGTAGTTCTGGAGACCTAAGGACTATCCTTCACGTGGTTTATGACGATGAAATATGAATGTTGAAAATAATGAATAAAACCACGTGAAGATAAAGATTTATGATATGAATGCAATAAGATGAAAATATAAAGATTAGATAAGATGACGATAGACACGATCTTAGGCCTGTTTACTTGATCATGTTGTGGTGTTTGGATCATAACTTGCAATCACATGAAACGAATGATTTGATGAATAAATGACATTTTACTTGTTTTATGATTACCCTTTATCTAAAGCCGACACTTGTTTTCGAAAATCGATGTGTATCATTTTCAGGTTAGTTAAGATTGTTAGACATGAAGCTGATGAGGAACGAGTAGAGAAACATTGGTAAGACGTGATAAGTTTAGatgatttgtttattttattatttataaaaaaagtttgATTATGATTCTGTTGCTATGAACGACGAAtaacaccaatttttttttacagttaaatcatttttatgatttAAACATATGACTGAGAGTTTCCTCTTCGAAAGATTTTTTTTGAAATCTAATATGTTACTAGAGAAAATGAGGGGTGTTACAAATTATTTCATATTATCATGTACAAAATGTTCTATAATCCGATCCAAGACTTGTAACCCGAGCTTCGCTGTCATGGAGTCATACCTAtgacaggagtttacaacacatctttaatcagagagagcttaatatgcgtcaacgccgatgggtagaacttctcaatgattacgactgtgagattcgttatcacccagacATGGCGAACGTGGTtgctgacgctctcagcagaaagagttacgtgctcagtactcgaaacatccaagcacagcacaacctcgaaaccctcatccgagaagctcaacatgcttgctttaacgagcgtacattgaagagggAAAGGATcgatcacgatggagctcagttagtaagcaaaccagatgggatattctattatctggaccgaatctggatccccAAGCGGActgatttgcgaaagattatcatgaacgaagcccacaagtcccgatattctattcatcccgatgcagacaagatgtaccaggacgtacgttataagtactggtggccgggtatgaaaagggatatcgctctgtacgttggaagctgtttaacttgtgcaagagtcaaggctgaacaccaaagaccttctggcttactcgaacaaccgccgatacctatatggaagtgggagagtatagctatggatttcataacgaaactcccgcccacgccatcaggtcacgacagtatttgggtcatagttgatcgtctaacgaaatcagcccactttttgccgatacgagaagactacaaggtggaacgactagcccaaatctacaccgacgagatcattcgtaatcatggtacgcctcgtgacatcatttcagatcgtgacgctcggttcacttcacgattgtgggaaacgtttcaagcggcccttggtacgtcgcttaatctgagtactgcattccaccctcaaaccgacggacagactgaaagaacgatctgtactcttgaagacatgctccgagcgtgtgttatagattttggtggtagttggaacaaacacctgccattagtggaattctcgtacaataacagctatcatgccagcatccaaatggcacctttcgaggctctgtatggtagaagatgtcgatcgcctattgtgtggcacgagatcggtcactcgcaactaaccggtcccgagattctacaagaaacgactgacaaaatccaccagataagagacaaTTTGGTAAAAggtcggaacagacagaaaagttacgccgataaaagacgcaagccccttgaatttgaagttggtgactacgtactcctaaaggtatcaccttggaagggtgtagtccgattcggcaagaaagggaaactcgcgcctcgatatgttggaccttttaggattctggaaagaatcggaaaagtcgcctacagactcgaattaccggaggaactcagtaacgtccacccgactttccatgtctctaacctccgaaaatgccttactgatcatgatctaatcgtaccactcgacgatcttcaggtcaacgaaacgttacacttcgtggaaaagcctgtcgaaatcatggatcgccaaaccaagcaactcaggcgctctcgcatcccaaTCGTGAAGGTTCGGTGGGagggcaaacgaggcgcggagttcacttgggaactcgaaagcgacatgaattccaagtacccgcagttgtttaaataaatagatctgaagcatcaaattggtaaatcccggtgtcgtgtagccttcgagcctaatttcgggacgaaattccataaacaaggggaggctgtaacaccccgtgttttcgaatgtcaaagttaaagttaaagtcaaagtcaaagtccaagtcaactttgactttctctgactgtagatagtcgattttgtgttttagttgtattatgtggagtaagtgttgtaatcagcaagaatcgaagtaatcgaatgtgttttaacgcaaactgatctacgactgtgaatgataggaagtaacaatgcgataaagttaacctaatcagcaatcaaaccgatctaacaattaatcgaactcgagactcgaattatgcgaattatggtattgttatacgtgtgtgtgtgccttatgtgttaattgtgcgtgtttactttatgttgggtgtggtattcaagcaatcaaatcgaaaatcgaatcgaaactcgaaaggcaatcgaactcaatcgaaactgaCAACGAAacgtgaaatatagatgcttgtatgtagatatagtcccaactactaaaagtaatttgacgaGGAACTCTATCGAaatcgtatcatcgtccatcggaATCGAAACGTCGAAGACCGTCGCaaaaatactcgaagtgcgtggcggatcgaacaggaagcatcctgatcgaacagaccagccgatcggctagcaccttgccagccgatcgagcagcccactcgatcggaactcccagccgatcggcggccactttcctcttttggaagcctataaatagggatgtccttgtcttcatttccacttttggaaagttctgaccggccagctcctattcttcaccttttctcagatttctctcaatcccggtaagttttcactctaattcttgtacaatcttgatcattacttgattctacacctttctatctttcaaaacttggattctaaccgtgaaatcaccaagatctaagtgttcttgggtgatgtcatcatggtgttcttgaagaacatcatgttttggcctcattccactatgattagcttagatctaaccggtTTCCAAATGaacaagttaagatccatcatagatctaaacattttcatgatgtgaaggattgaaagaaggatttccaactttctttcaactcttttacactcaatgctttcaaatcaatagaaacggagcttgaaccggctaaacAACCATTCTAACAgctaagaggttcaagattcggattctatatacaaggttaaCCGATatcggttaaactctaaaccgacactCCGAACCAtttaccggccggacttgggtgattcctgtccgagccaaggaaacaagtaggaaTGGAGGTTAttatagttcaacacgttgtcaagataccttgaaagaatgacaaataaacaaacagccaggtgttagacgaaaggccgaccaggtcagaaaagctggccgaacggctaggctgttcgaacagcccagccgatcggacatgccagctgatcgaccgggccagccgatcggctagcacatggtcccacactccCAAACTATTGAAGTATAGTGTTGACGAAGTAATATTCAATTGAATGGGTCATTCGATGgataaacattactgttcggatcatgagatactatgcttcaatacttaatcgttttcacaacttgtttgtagtagggaatgccagccgatcgaacagactattcgatcgagtgacattcagttggggactaacttgaagctcctagccgatcgagtgagctagccgatcgaacgaaccgttcgatcaaacgacttgaaaaggtaggaacacttcagtgttctcaaatactgcaacaaaaacttccaaagttcaaatcctctaacacaaacacaccagaggaagaaacaatccactcgaatggtccagccgatcgagccaaccggccgatcgaacaggactgccCAATCGgttataccagccgatcgaacaggccgttcgatcgaacctgccgttcgatcgaccaacccATTCGATCCacccatacttgtttacttttccgcgttacttatcgttatgctatcgaactattcaggctaatcttactctcagcgctcccttcaatccacaatcaatcactgtgagtatactcgaaccctttttgctttagcacttttgggtgttacatacgttacctatcaaaaatcacaaacgaacacactatacaaactatttgaacgctaaccgattgcatgtattacatg
The sequence above is drawn from the Helianthus annuus cultivar XRQ/B chromosome 12, HanXRQr2.0-SUNRISE, whole genome shotgun sequence genome and encodes:
- the LOC110895765 gene encoding UDP-glycosyltransferase 71E1, with the translated sequence MQQMMTSELVFIPSPGAGHLPPTVELAKLLLHRDERLSVTIIIMNLPFGPKHNTQTPSCTPRLRFIDLPCGDSTMALITPKTFLSAFVEHHKSNVRDIVRGITESNSAQLAGFVVDMFCIAMTDVANEFGAPTYTYFTSGAATLGLMFYLQAKRDQEADDVTELKNSVTSELNAPGFINPVPANVLPEVVLDKEGGSKMFLDLAKRFRETSGIIVNTLQDLESQALKYLLCSSNEIPPVFAVGPILNLESKNLDNGKTDEIMRWLNKQPESSVVFLCFGSMGSFNEKQVKEIAVAIEQSGQRFLWSLRRPPPKEKFEYPKEYDNFEEVLPEGFLARTSSLGKVIGWAPQMAVLSHPSVGGFVSHCGWNSTLESIWCGVPVAAWPLYAEQQLNAFQLVVELGLAVEIRMDYRTDTRAGGGGSGMIVLAEEIEDGIRKLMSDDEMRKKVKDMKEKSRAAVLEGGSSHASVGKFIDLVVNVTI